In Gossypium arboreum isolate Shixiya-1 chromosome 6, ASM2569848v2, whole genome shotgun sequence, the following are encoded in one genomic region:
- the LOC108459190 gene encoding uncharacterized protein LOC108459190 — MNGSDAKTTYHEKEDSMPVCARKLLVVKRSLSIQSLENKQQWENIFHSRCQVQGKVCSLIIDCGSCTNVASTLMVERLSLTTTKHLSPYKLQWLNDGGEIKLTKQVLVTFSIGKYEDKILRDIVPMHAGHLFLGRLWQYDRRVTHDGYTNRYTFKYQGKNITLAPLMPKNVFEVQMRMKSSDFQDVFPEETPSGLPPLRGIEHQIVPRAIIPNCPAYRTNPEETKELQRQVNELMKKGYIRESLSPYAVPVLLVPKKMESELKIKSMPVVCEYPYLFPKELPGLPPIREVEFGIEFVLGTAPISITPYSMAPMELKDLKVQLQELTEKGFARPSYSLWGAPMLFVKKKDNSMRLCIDYRKLSNVTIKNKYPLPRVDDLFDQLKGATVF; from the exons ATGAATGGGAGCGATGCTAAAACAACCTATCATGAAAAGGAGGACTCGATGCCCGTGTGTGCAAGAAAGCTTCTTGTTGTCAAAAGAAGCCTAAGTATTCAAAGTCTTGAAAATAAGCAACAATGGGAGAACATCTTCCATTCCCGATGTCAAGTACAAGGAAAGGTTTGTAGCTTGATTATCGATTGTGGTAGCTGTACCAATGTGGCAAGTACCCTTATGGTGGAAAGATTAAGCTTAACAACCACCAAACATCTGAGCCCCTACAAACTTCAATGGCTCAATGACGGTGGTGAAATCAAGTTAACCAAACAAGTGCTCGTTACTTTTTCAATTGGAAAATATGAGGACAAAATACTTCGTGACATAGTTCCCATGCATGCAGGACACTTGTTTCTTGGAAGGCTGTGGCAATATGATCGAAGGGTCACCCATGACGGGTATACCAACCGGTATACGTTTAAGTATCAAGGAAAGAATATCACTTTGGCTCCGTTGATGCCAAAGAATGTTTTTGAGGTTCAAATGAGAATGAAATCTTCT GATTTCCAAGACGTTTTCCCAGAAGAGACTCCGAGTGGGTTACCACCCCTTCGCGGGATCGAGCACCAAATCGTGCCCAGAGCTATTATCCCAAACTGTCCTGCCTATAGAACGAATCCTGAAGAAACCAAAGAGTTACAAAGGCAAGTCAATGAATTGATGAAAAAGGGCTATATTCGAGAAAGCCTTAGCCCCTATGCCGTTCCAGTTCTATTGGTGCCAAAAAAGATG GAGTCTGAGTTGAAAATTAAGTCAATGCCGGTAGTATGCGAATATCCATATCTATTTCCGAAAGAGTTGCCCGGATTGCCTccaattagggaagttgagtttggcattgaatttgTTCTGGGTACTGCACCTATTTCGATTACTCCGTATAGTATGGCTCCGATGGAGTTAAAGGACTTAAAAGtccagttacaagagttaacagaAAAAGGTTTTGCTAGACCTAGTTATTCTTTGTGGGGCGCACCgatgctatttgtgaaaaagaaagataattcaatgagattgtgcattgactACCGAAAGCTCAGTAAtgtaaccataaagaacaagtaccctttaCCAAGAgtagatgacttgtttgaccaattgaagggagccacagtatTTTAA